A window from Rana temporaria chromosome 8, aRanTem1.1, whole genome shotgun sequence encodes these proteins:
- the MXI1 gene encoding max-interacting protein 1 isoform X2: MDCVMLNIQALLDAAEYLERRERECEHGYASTYPSPDDSDLLRLKSRRLKSKRCSNNLGSSTNRSTHNELEKNRRAHLRLCLERLKSLIPLESDSSRHTTLGLLNKAKVHIKKLEETSRKGQHQLDTLEREQRYLKRRLEQLLSGQEPERVRTDSVGSAMSSERSDSEREEIEVDIESTEFSPLEVDSSSSTSISDLDDHNSMQSAASDEGYSSASINLAFHS, from the exons ATGGATTGCGTGATGTTAAATATTCAAGCGCTTTTAGATGCCGCAGAGTATttggaaagaagagagagag AATGTGAGCACGGGTATGCTTCCACGTACCCCTCACCAGACGACTCGGATCTTCTTAGATTAAAGTCCAGGAGGCTGAAATCGAAGAGGTGTAGTAACAACTTAGGAAGCAGCACAAACAG GTCAACACACaatgaattagaaaaaaatag GAGGGCTCATTTACGTCTGTGTTTAGAACGGCTAAAGTCACTCATTCCTCTAGAATCAGACAGCTCTAGGCACACAACGCTGGGGCTGTTAAATAAAGCCAAAGTACACATTAAG aaaCTTGAAGAAACATCGCGGAAGGGCCAGCACCAACTGGATACATTGGAGCGGGAACAACGCTACCTGAAGAGGAGGCTGGAGCAACTGCTGAGTGGTCAGGAACCAGAGCGGGTACGCACAGACAGCGTCGGCTCCGCCATGTCATCTGAAAGATCCGACTCTGAGAGAG AAGAGATTGAAGTGGACATTGAGAGCACAGAATTCTCTCCCCTGGAAGTGGACAGTTCCAGTAGCACCAGCATCAGTGACCTGGATGACCACAATAGCATGCAGAGTGCAGCCAGTGATGAGGGTTACTCCAGTGCTTCCATTAATCTGGCGTTCCACTCGTAG